In Streptomyces erythrochromogenes, the DNA window CGCTGCCGACGCAGCACGTCACCCAGCAGGCGACGGAGCAGAATCATCGGTGGCTCCCTCCTCTGACCGTGTAGCCGCATCCTTCACGCCCCACCGTACCGCCTCGCGCCGCGGCCGTGCGGGGAGCGATGTCGTGTTCACTCAGGGCTGCAAACATCAAATCCCCCCGTTCTGTTCCGTATCCTGCCCCCGCGCATTCTCGCGGAGTTCGTCCGCGAGAAGCTCGAGCACTGTCCGTGCACTCTCCCTACGAATTTCCGCGCGGGAGCCGTTCAACCTCAGACGGACCGTTTTCCTGCCCCCCGGACCGTCCACGGCGACGAAAACCGTGCCCACCGGCTGCCCGTCCTGCGGGTCGGGGCCGGCCACCCCGGTCGTCGCGATCCCCCACGACGCGCCCATCACCCGGCGCACACCGGCCGCCATCTCCGCCGCGACCTGGGCGTTCACCGCGCCTTCGGCTTCCAGCAGGCCCGCGTCCACTCCCAGGACCCGGTGCTTGATCTCCGTCGCGTACGCCGTGACCGACCCGCGGAACGACCGGGAGGCGCCGGGGACGGCCGTGATCTCGGCAGCGACCATGCCGCCGGTCAGGGATTCCGCGACAGCCACCGTCTGGTCACTCTCCGCGAGCAGCTGGAGCGCGTACGCGGCGAGCGTGCGCCCCCCGGTCGCTCCGGCGCGCCCCTGCGCCACCGGAGCATCCCCCGCCCCATCGGTCACCGCGCGGCCCGCTCCGCGGCGAGACCCTGGCGTCGGAGCACGATCGCCTGGCGGATGTAGTCCAAACCGGTGACGACGGTCAGCACGACCGCGATCGCCATCACCCAGAAGCGCATCGTCGCCAGCGCACCGGTCAGTGCGAGGACGTACATGCCCACGGCCGTGCCCTGGGCCAGCGTCTTCAGCTTGCCGCCGCGGCTGGCCGGAATCACGCCGTAGCGGATGACCCAGAAGCGCAGCAGCGTGATCCCGAGCTCCCGTCCGAGGATCAACCCGGTCACCCACCACGGGAGGTCGCCCAGCCAGGAGAGGCAGATCAGCGCCGACCCCATGATCGCCTTGTCGGCGATGGGGTCGGCGATCTTGCCGAAGTCCGTGACCAGGTTGTACGTCCGGGCCAGGTGCCCGTCGAAGATGTCCGTGATCATGGCGACGGCGAACGCCGCCCAGGCCCAGGCCCGCCAGGCCGGGTCGTAGCCGCCGTCGGCGAGCAGCAGCAGGACGAACCCCGGCACCAGCACGAGCCGGATCATCGTCAGGATGTTGGCGATGTTCCACAGGCTGGCCTGATTGACCGCCGCGGCCCCCAGCTTCGCGCCGGGTACGGGCCGGCGGCCGGTCCCGCCCGCCGCAGATGCCGGGACACCGGTCATCCGGCCGCCTCCTCAAAGTCCAGGCCCAGGGGCTCGGCCACCAGGTCCACTCCCAGGGTGCCGACGACCTTCGCCGTGACGATACGCCCGGGGACCAGGCCCGTGCCGTCGGTGAAGACGACCTGGCCGTCGGTTTCGGGAGCCTGGTGCGCGGCGCGCCCGTAGGCACCCTCGCCCTCCTCGGCCTCGTCGAACGGGACGACCGTCTCCACGAGCACTTCCAGGGTCTCGCCGATCCGCTCCTCCGCACGCTGGGCGGTGAGCTCCTCGGCGAGCCGCTGCATGTGCGCCAGGCGCTCGGCGATCGTGTCCTCGTCCAGCTTGTTCTCGTAGGTGACGGCCTCGGTGCCGTCCTCGTCGGAGTAGCCGAAGACGCCGATCGCGTCGAGGCGGGCGTGGGTGAGGAAACGCTCCAGCTCGGCGAAGTCGGCTTCCGTCTCGCCGGGGAAGCCGACGATGAAGTTCGAGCGGACACCGGCCTGCGGGGCCTTGGAGCGGATGGTGTCCAGCAGCTCCAGGAAGCGGTCGGTGTCACCGAAGCGGCGCATGGCGCGCAGCACGTCGGGGGCGGAGTGCTGGAAGGACAGGTCGAAGTACGGCACGACCTTGGGGGTCGAGGTCAGCACGTCGATCAGGCCCGGGCGCATCTCGGCGGGCTGGAGGTAGCTGACCCGGACGCGCTCGATGCCGTCGACGGCGGCGAGCTCGGGCAGCAGGGTCTCCAGCAGGCGGATGTCGCCGAGGTCCTTGCCGTACGAGGTGTTGTTCTCGGAGACCAGCATGATCTCCTTGACGCCCTGCTCGGCGAGCCAGCGGGTCTCGCCCAGCACGTCGGCGGGGCGGCGGGAGATGAAGGACCCGCGGAAGGACGGGATGGCGCAGAACGAGCAGCGCCGGTCGCAGCCGGAGGCCAGCTTGACCGAGGCCACCGGGCTGTTGTCCAGACGGCGGCGCAGCGGGGCGCGCGGACCGGAGGCGGGCGCGACACCTTCGGGCAGGTCCGCGGGGGCCTCGGCGGGCTCCTCGGCGGGCGCCTGGGCGTGCCCGGGGAGGGCGACGTCGGCGGACTGGCGGGCGGCGGGGCTGATCGGCAGCAGCTGGCGGCGGTCGCGCGGGGTGTGGGCTTCGACACTGCCGCCGCTGAGGATGAGCTGGAGGCGGTTGGAGATGTCGGCGTAGTCGTCGAAGCCGAGGACCCCGTCGGCCTCGGGAAGGGCCTCGGCGAGCTCCTTGCCGTAGCGCTCGGCCATGCAGCCGACGGCGACGACGGCCTGGGTCTTGCCGTGATCCTTGAGATCGTTGGCTTCCAGCAGGGCGTCTACGGAGTCCTTCTTGGCGGCTTCGACGAAGCCACAGGTGTTGACGACGGCTACGTCCGCGTCGGCGGCGTCCTCGACGAGCTCCCAGCCATCCGCCGCCAAGCGGCCTGCGAGCTCCTCCGAGTCCACCTCGTTACGGGCGCAGCCAAGAGTGACAAGGGCGACGGTACGGCGTTCGGGCATGGACTCAAGACTACTTCGTCCCGGCGCGGGCCCCAGCCGCAAGTCCCCGCACACCAAGATCCCCGGGGTGCGCGCAGCACCCCGGGGATCTTGGTTGACGCCGTCCGCCTACGGGCGGCCCCTCGGTCAGCCCGCCTGCGGCTGGCCCTGGGAGGGGTCTTCCTTGGTGTATGTGAGGCGTTCCACCTGACCCGGCTGGAAGTCGTCCTTGATCTCCTTGCCGTTCACGAAGAGCTTCACGACCCCGGCGTCGCCGAGCACGAGGTCGACGGACTCCTTGTCCGTGAAGGTCTTCGACTCGCCCTGGACGAGGGTGCCGTCGAAGAGGAGCCGGCCCGTGGAGTCCTTCGCGGAGATCCAGCTCTCGCCCGTGTCGGCCGTCAGGACGACGGTGACGAGATCCTTGGGTGCGGCGGCGATGGCACTGTCCGAGGGCTCCGGCTTGGCGGCCGGCGGGACCTGGGAGGGCTGCGCGGCCGGCTTGCCGCCGGTCTGCTTGGGTGCGGGCTTGGGGGAGGCGGATCCTTCCGCCACCGGGCGCTTTTCCTTCTCGGCGTCGCCGCTGAAGGCGGTGAAGCCGACGAAGCCGATCACGGCGACGATGGCGGCGACCATGGCCGCGGTCCAGTTGGGCCGCTGCCGCTCGGGGCGGATCCGCTCGGCTTCGAACATCGGCGCGGCGGGGGTGGGTGCCGGCCGGCCGCCGTGGGCCGCGTCGTAGCTCTCGACCAGGGGTGCCGGGTCGAGGTGGACGGCGCGGGCGAGCGTACGGATGTGGCCGCGGGCGTAGACGTCGCCGCCGCACCGCGTGAAGTCGTCCTCTTCGATCGCGTGCACGATCGGGATGCGCACGCGGGTGATGGAACTGACCTCGTCGACTGTGAGCCCGGCGGCGATCCGGGCCTTCTTGAGGGCCGTCCCGATGGACGGCTCTTCGACGGAACGTTCGACGAGACGGTCCTCGGACCGGTCGTCGGTCGAAGGCCGCTCTTCTTCGGGGGAGTTGGAGTTGCCGATGGACACAAGGGCGCCTTTCGAGCGTGTAGCCACCTGCTGGAAGTCCAGTCTAGGGGGGTGACGAAAGGGTGGAGCAACCGGAGGGTGCCCTTCCTACGCCATACGAATGGCGACGGGAGGTCCCCTTCGGCGTGGCGGCCCGACGCCGTACGCGAGTCGTGCGCGGCGCCGCCCCTCCGTTCAACTTGACGCGGGCCCAAGGGAAACGGTTGCCCGCGATTTCACTACGAATGCGTCTCGCCGCGGATGACCGCGAGCACCCCGTCCAGCTCGTCGGCCTTCAGCAGGACGTCGCGCGCCTTCGAACCCTCGCTCGGGCCGACGATGCCCCGCGACTCCATGAGGTCCATGAGCCGCCCGGCCTTCGCGAAGCCCACCCGCAGCTTGCGCTGGAGCATCGAGGTGGAGCCGAACTGCGTGGTGACGACGAGCTCCGCCGCCTGGCACAGCAGGTCCAGGTCGTCGCCGATGTCCTCGTCGATCTCCTTCTTCTGCTTCTGCCCGACGGTGACGTCGTCCCGGAAGACCGGCGCCATCTGGTCCTTGCAGTGCTGGACGATCCCGGCGATCTCGTCCTCGGTGACGAAGGCGCCCTGGAGGCGGACGGGCTTGTTCGCGCCCATCGGCAGGAACAGCCCGTCGCCCTTGCCGATGAGCTTCTCGGCGCCGGGCTGGTCGAGGATGACCCGGCTGTCGGCGAGGGAGGAGGTGGCGAAGGCGAGGCGTGAGGGCACGTTCGCCTTGATCAGGCCGGTGACCACGTCCACCGAGGGCCGCTGGGTGGCGAGCACCAGGTGGATGCCGGCGGCGCGGGCCAGCTGGGTGATGCGGACGATCGAGTCCTCGACGTCGCGCGGGGCCACCATCATCAGGTCGGCCAGCTCGTCGACGATCACCAGCAGGTACGGGTAGGGGCTGAGCTCCCGCTCGCTGCCCGGCGGGAGTTTGATCTTCCCGTCCCGGATGGCCTGGTTGAAGTCGTCGATGTGCCGGTAGCCGAAGGCCGCCAGGTCGTCGTAGCGCAGGTCCATCTCGCGCACGACCCACTGGAGCGCCTCGGCGGCCCGCTTGGGGTTGGTGATGATCGGCGTGATCAGGTGCGGGATGCCCTCGTACGCCGTCAGCTCGACCCGCTTGGGGTCGACGAGGACCATCCGGACGTCCTCCGGGGTGGCCCGGACCATGATCGAGGTGATCAGGCAGTTGATGCAGGAGGACTTGCCGGAGCCGGTGGCTCCGGCGACCAGCACGTGCGGCATCTTGGCGAGGTTGGCCATGACGTAGCCGCCCTCGACGTCCTTGCCGAGCGCGACCAGCATCGGGTGGTCGTCCTCGGCCGCGTCCGCGAGGCGCAGGACGTCGCCCAGGTTGACCATCTCGCGGTCGGTGTTGGGGATCTCGATGCCGACGGCGGACTTGCCCGGGATCGGGCTGATGATCCGCACGTCGGGGCTGGCCACGGCGTAGGCGATGTTCTTGGTCAGGGCCGTGATCCGCTCGACCTTCACGGCCGCGCCGAGGGTGACCTCGTAGCGGGTGACCGTCGGGCCCCGGGTGAAGCCGGTGACGTCGGCGTCCACCTTGAACTCCGTGAACACGTTGCGCAGGGAGGCGACCACGGCGTCGTTGGCGGCGCTGCGGGTCTTGCCGGGCCCGCCCTTCTCCAGCAGGTCCAGCGAGGGCAGGGAGTACGTGATGTCCCCGCGCAGCTGGAGCTGCTCGGCGCGGGGCGGCAGCGGCTGGGCCTCCGGCGGGGCCTTCGTCAGGTCCGGCACCGCCAGCGTCCCGGAGGCAGCGGCGGTGGTGGCGTGCGGCTGCTCGGCGGGCTCCGCGGCGGCCGCGGGTGAGGCGGGCCGGGCGGAGCGCTCACCGCGGGCGGTCGGCACCGGAGCGGTGGCCTCGACGCCGTCCCGCTCGGCGGCGATCCCCTGCGTGAGGTCGGCGACGAGCGGGGAGGGCGGCATTCCGCCGTAGACCGCCCCGTCCAGCGCGGCGGCGGCCGCCGCGGCCACGTCGACGGCGTCCATCTCCCGGTCGATCGCCGGCCGGGCTGCGGCCTTGCGCGGCCGGCGCCGCCGGGCCAGCGCCTCCTCCTCGGCGGCGTCCGCGGGGTCGCCGGCCCCCGAGCGGGCCCGCCACCGGTCCGGGTCGTGCCGGACGGCGGGGCCTGCGTCGGCCTCCCCGTAGCCCTCGTCGTACTCGTTCGGGGCGATGATGCCGAGCCGGATGCCCAGTCGGCGCAGCCGCTGCGGGATCGCGTTGACCGGGGTCGCGGTGACCACGAGCAGCCCGAAGATCGTCAGCAGCACCAGCATGGGCACGGCCAGCGGCGCGCCCATGGTGAAGATCAGCGGCTTGGAGGCGCCCCAGCCGATGAGCCCGCCGGCGTTCTGCATGGCGGTGGTGCCCTCGTCACGGCCGGGTGCTCCGCAGGCGATGTGGACCAGGCCGAGGACGCCGATGACGAGGGCGGACAGCCCGATGCCGATCCGGCCGTTGGCGTCGGTCTGTTCGGGGTGGCGGATGAAACGTACCGCCATGACGCCGAGCAGTATCGGCACGAGCAGGTCCAGCCGTCCGAAGAGGCCGGTGATCAGCATGGTCACCAGGTCCCCGACGGGACCGCTCAGGTTCGACCAGGTACCGGCGGCGACGATCAGCGCGAGGGCGAGGAGCAGCAGCGCGACGCCGTCCTTGCGGTGGGCGGGGTCGAGGTTCCTGGCCCCCTGGCCGATCCCGCGGAAGACCGCGCCGACCGCGTGCGCGCAGCCCAGCCACAGGGCCCGCACCAGTCGCAGCACGCCGCTCGTCGGGGACGGCACGGGCTTCGCCGCCGCCTTCCTGGCCGGGGCGCGCCTGGCGGCCGCGGCCTTCTTCGCCGGGGGCTTGCGTGCGGGGGCCGCCTTCTTGGCGGGCGCCGTCGTACGGCCGGTGCGGCCCTTCGCGGTGCCCGCAGCGCTCGGGGAACCCTTGCCGGACGTACTTGAGGCCATGGGCCCGAGGTTACCGGTGCGCGCGCCGGTGGACACGCGTGCCCACCCCTTCACCCGTTCGTGTCGTGGCCGGGGTAGGCACTTTGACGCTCCGCCAAGCCGGACGCGTGCGCGGTCAGTTCTGCGAGGGAAGTGCCGGAGCCCCTCCGGCGCTGCCGGGCTCCAGGGCGTCGAGCGCCCGCCGCAGTCCGGTGAGTTTGCGTTCCAGATGGGCCGCGGTCGCCACGACCCCGGCGTCGGCCGAATCCTCGCCGAGCTGCTTGGTCAGCGCTTCGGCCTGCTCCTCGACCGCCGCGAGCCGCGCGGAGAGCTCGGCCAGCAGGCCCGCCGTCTCCTTGCCGGCGTCCACGCCGTTCGAGCCGCCGCCCTCCAGCTGGAGCCTCAGCAGGGCGGCCTGCTCCCGCAGTTGGCAGTTCTTCGTGTACAGCTCCACGAAGACGGAGACCTTCGCCCGCAGCACCCACGGGTCGAAGGGCTTGGAGATGTAGTCGACCGCACCCGCCGCGTAACCGCGGAAGGTGTGGTGCGGACCGTGGTTGATCGCGGTGAGGAAGATGATCGGGATGTCCCGGGTCCGTTCCCGCCGCTTGATGTGCGCGGCCGTCTCGAACCCGTCCATACCCGGCATCTGCACATCCAGCAGGATGACCGCGAAATCGTCCGTGAGCAGCGCTTTGAGCGCCTCCTCCCCCGACGACGCCCGGACCAGTGTCTGATCGAGCGCGGAGAGGATGGCCTCCAACGCCAGCAGATTCTCCGGCCGGTCGTCGACCAGGAGGATCTTGGCCTTCTGCACCATGCCCTGTCCTCCTCGCCCCGGCATGGGGCCTCCCCGGCTCCTGGCACCGGCTTGTGCGCCGGGCCCCGCCCCAGAGGACGACACCCGTGCGCCGTCCGTCCTTGTGCCGGTCATCGTAGCCCCAGTCCCGAGATCGCCACACCCTGTCACCAAGATGTCACTGTGCACGAAGCAGAAACGCGGTGGGAGAGCAGAAGGTTCCCCGTTTACCGCCCTTCCACACCGCTACGGCCACAGTGTGTCAGCGGTCGGTTCCCTTCCGCTCTCCCTCCTGTCACTTGCCCCGCATCCACTGCTCCATGACCGACAACAGGTAGTCCG includes these proteins:
- the pgsA gene encoding CDP-diacylglycerol--glycerol-3-phosphate 3-phosphatidyltransferase; amino-acid sequence: MTGVPASAAGGTGRRPVPGAKLGAAAVNQASLWNIANILTMIRLVLVPGFVLLLLADGGYDPAWRAWAWAAFAVAMITDIFDGHLARTYNLVTDFGKIADPIADKAIMGSALICLSWLGDLPWWVTGLILGRELGITLLRFWVIRYGVIPASRGGKLKTLAQGTAVGMYVLALTGALATMRFWVMAIAVVLTVVTGLDYIRQAIVLRRQGLAAERAAR
- a CDS encoding FtsK/SpoIIIE family DNA translocase is translated as MASSTSGKGSPSAAGTAKGRTGRTTAPAKKAAPARKPPAKKAAAARRAPARKAAAKPVPSPTSGVLRLVRALWLGCAHAVGAVFRGIGQGARNLDPAHRKDGVALLLLALALIVAAGTWSNLSGPVGDLVTMLITGLFGRLDLLVPILLGVMAVRFIRHPEQTDANGRIGIGLSALVIGVLGLVHIACGAPGRDEGTTAMQNAGGLIGWGASKPLIFTMGAPLAVPMLVLLTIFGLLVVTATPVNAIPQRLRRLGIRLGIIAPNEYDEGYGEADAGPAVRHDPDRWRARSGAGDPADAAEEEALARRRRPRKAAARPAIDREMDAVDVAAAAAAALDGAVYGGMPPSPLVADLTQGIAAERDGVEATAPVPTARGERSARPASPAAAAEPAEQPHATTAAASGTLAVPDLTKAPPEAQPLPPRAEQLQLRGDITYSLPSLDLLEKGGPGKTRSAANDAVVASLRNVFTEFKVDADVTGFTRGPTVTRYEVTLGAAVKVERITALTKNIAYAVASPDVRIISPIPGKSAVGIEIPNTDREMVNLGDVLRLADAAEDDHPMLVALGKDVEGGYVMANLAKMPHVLVAGATGSGKSSCINCLITSIMVRATPEDVRMVLVDPKRVELTAYEGIPHLITPIITNPKRAAEALQWVVREMDLRYDDLAAFGYRHIDDFNQAIRDGKIKLPPGSERELSPYPYLLVIVDELADLMMVAPRDVEDSIVRITQLARAAGIHLVLATQRPSVDVVTGLIKANVPSRLAFATSSLADSRVILDQPGAEKLIGKGDGLFLPMGANKPVRLQGAFVTEDEIAGIVQHCKDQMAPVFRDDVTVGQKQKKEIDEDIGDDLDLLCQAAELVVTTQFGSTSMLQRKLRVGFAKAGRLMDLMESRGIVGPSEGSKARDVLLKADELDGVLAVIRGETHS
- a CDS encoding helix-turn-helix domain-containing protein — protein: MSIGNSNSPEEERPSTDDRSEDRLVERSVEEPSIGTALKKARIAAGLTVDEVSSITRVRIPIVHAIEEDDFTRCGGDVYARGHIRTLARAVHLDPAPLVESYDAAHGGRPAPTPAAPMFEAERIRPERQRPNWTAAMVAAIVAVIGFVGFTAFSGDAEKEKRPVAEGSASPKPAPKQTGGKPAAQPSQVPPAAKPEPSDSAIAAAPKDLVTVVLTADTGESWISAKDSTGRLLFDGTLVQGESKTFTDKESVDLVLGDAGVVKLFVNGKEIKDDFQPGQVERLTYTKEDPSQGQPQAG
- a CDS encoding CinA family protein translates to MAQGRAGATGGRTLAAYALQLLAESDQTVAVAESLTGGMVAAEITAVPGASRSFRGSVTAYATEIKHRVLGVDAGLLEAEGAVNAQVAAEMAAGVRRVMGASWGIATTGVAGPDPQDGQPVGTVFVAVDGPGGRKTVRLRLNGSRAEIRRESARTVLELLADELRENARGQDTEQNGGI
- a CDS encoding response regulator encodes the protein MVQKAKILLVDDRPENLLALEAILSALDQTLVRASSGEEALKALLTDDFAVILLDVQMPGMDGFETAAHIKRRERTRDIPIIFLTAINHGPHHTFRGYAAGAVDYISKPFDPWVLRAKVSVFVELYTKNCQLREQAALLRLQLEGGGSNGVDAGKETAGLLAELSARLAAVEEQAEALTKQLGEDSADAGVVATAAHLERKLTGLRRALDALEPGSAGGAPALPSQN
- the rimO gene encoding 30S ribosomal protein S12 methylthiotransferase RimO, with product MPERRTVALVTLGCARNEVDSEELAGRLAADGWELVEDAADADVAVVNTCGFVEAAKKDSVDALLEANDLKDHGKTQAVVAVGCMAERYGKELAEALPEADGVLGFDDYADISNRLQLILSGGSVEAHTPRDRRQLLPISPAARQSADVALPGHAQAPAEEPAEAPADLPEGVAPASGPRAPLRRRLDNSPVASVKLASGCDRRCSFCAIPSFRGSFISRRPADVLGETRWLAEQGVKEIMLVSENNTSYGKDLGDIRLLETLLPELAAVDGIERVRVSYLQPAEMRPGLIDVLTSTPKVVPYFDLSFQHSAPDVLRAMRRFGDTDRFLELLDTIRSKAPQAGVRSNFIVGFPGETEADFAELERFLTHARLDAIGVFGYSDEDGTEAVTYENKLDEDTIAERLAHMQRLAEELTAQRAEERIGETLEVLVETVVPFDEAEEGEGAYGRAAHQAPETDGQVVFTDGTGLVPGRIVTAKVVGTLGVDLVAEPLGLDFEEAAG